Below is a genomic region from Sinorhizobium meliloti.
CCGATGGCTGCAGCGCCTTCAGGCGCTCGGCGGCGAGAGGCTGACGGCGCTGCTCAAGGCAAATGGCGCCGACTATCTCCACTGGATGCGCATTCTCGACCAAGGCGAGCGTCAGCCGTTGTCGGAGCGGCCGGAACCGAAGCCTCCCGCGGAGCTGCAGCCCCGAAAATATTCCTTCAGCGAAGTGACGCGGCTGCGCCGCGATCCCTATGCCGTCTACGCGAGGCGCATTCTCCGGCTGGAACCGATCCAACCGTTCAACCGCGATCCGGGTGCGGCCGAACGCGGCCTGCTCTATCACCGGATCGTCGATCGATTCGTGAAGGGCGGCTTCGACCCGGCGGCGCGCGAGGGCGAGGAAGCGATGATCCGGCTCACCGACGAGGCCTTCGACGAGGAGAAACTGCCTGCGCATATCGACACCATCTGGCGGCCACGCTTCCAGGCGGTCGGAAGGGCGTTCCTCGAATGGGAACGGGAGCGCCGGCACGGCATTGTGAAATCGTTCACCGAGGTACCGGCGGCGATGGATCTCGGCATCGGCGATATCCGGCTGACCGGCATCGCCGACCGGCTGGATCGCCTGGCGGACGGAACGATCGACATCATCGACTACAAGACCGGATCGAGCCCCTCGCCCAAAGAGGCACGGGCGCTTCTCGACCCGCAGCTGGCGCTCGAGGCGGCGGCGCTCAGGGCCGGGGCATTCCGTGTGATCGGTCCGGCTCAGCCGCACTCGCTGCGCTATGTCCGGCTGAAGCCGGGCAGCCGGTTTGCCGTCGACACGGTCAACAACGAGGGCGCCCGTTCGAAGGAGACGAAATCTACCGGACAGCTGGCGGACGAGTCGCTCGCCGAGCTCCGCAAGCTGCTTTCCGCGCTTATGAGCGGCAGGTTCGGCTTCGCCTCGCGCCTGATCGTTCAGAAACAACGCGACTACGGCGGGGAATACGATCATCTGGCGCGCGTCGCCGAATGGGCGACCGCAGATGGCGAGGACGACGATGAGGAGTGATGCGACAGGCCCGGAGGAGAGAAGCCCCGAGGGGTGGCTCGACTGGACGACGCAACGGCAGGCGCTCGCCTCCGATCCCGCGTGTTCCGCCTGGGTTTCCGCCAATGCCGGCTCCGGCAAGACGCATGTGCTCACGCAGCGCGTCATCCGGCTTCTGCTTGCGGGTTGCCGGCCGTCCGCCATCCTCTGCCTGACCTACACGAAGGCGGCCGCCTCCGAGATGTCGAACCGCGTGTTCGAGAAACTCGCCGAATGGGCGACCCTCGACGATACCACGCTGGAAAAGCGCATCGAGGCGATCGAAGGCAAGCGGCCGCCCACGGCCAAGATCCAGGAGGCCCGCCGGCTGTTCGCGCGCGCCCTGGAAACCCCGGGCGGGCTGAAAATCCAGACGATTCATGCCTTCTGCGAGGCGCTTCTGCACCAGTTCCCGCTCGAGGCCAATGTCGCAGGGCATTTCTCCGTTCTCGACGACCGCGCAGCGGCGGTGCTGCTCGCCGATGCCCGCAGGGCTCTCTTGACCGCCACGGCAGCAGCGAGCGACGGGGAACTGGCGGAGGCCTTCGCCACGGTCCTCGATCTTGCCGACGATACCGGGCTTGAAAAACTGCTTGCGGCGATCGTCGCCAACCGGGCGCCGATCCAGGCCTTTCTCGACCACGCCTCCGGACGCGGCGGTATGGAAGCGCATCTGCGGGCAGCGCTCGGCCTCGAACCCGGCGAGACCGCCGGGACGGTCATGGCCGCGGTCTGGCCGCTGGCGGGGCTAAATGGCCCGGCACTCGATGACTATATCGACCTTGGATTGCGCCTCGGCGGCGCGAAGCCCTCTGCCATCGCAGACGGCTTGCGGGCCGTCCGCGCGATCGATGACGCCGCCACCCGCTATTCCAAACTCGTGGAACTCTTCTTCAACGGCGGCGGCAAGCCGAAGGCGGAATCGGCCTTTCTGAACGCCGCCATGCGCCGTGCAGCGCCGCAGCTCGAACTCAGGGTCGAAGAGGCGCGCAGCCATATGCTCGCCTGCGTGGACCGCCTGAGCATCGTCCAGATGTACGGGGCGACCCGCGCCGCCCTCGTTCTCGCCGAGAGGCTCAACCGCGACTACGAAGCGCTCAAGAAGGCACGCAGCCAGCTCGATTTCGAGGATCTCATCCACCGCACGGCGGCACTGCTTGCCCGAAGCGACGTCGGTGCCTGGGTGCACTACAAGCTGGATCAGGGGATCGACCATATCCTCGTCGACGAGGCGCAGGATACGAGTCCCGCTCAGTGGACGATCATCCAGTCGCTCGCGGCGGATTTCTTTGCCGGCGAAACGGCGCGTGCGGACGACCGCACGATCTTCGCCGTCGGCGACGAGAAGCAGTCGATCTATTCCTTCCAGGGAGCCCGGCCGGAGCGCTTTTCGCGTGAGAGCACGTTGACGGAGCGGCGGGTGCGCGCGGGCAACAAGCACTTCAGCCCCATCCGCCTGCAGCTTTCCTTCCGCTCGACGGTGGACGTGCTCTCCGCCGTCGATACGGTCTTTGCAAATCCCGGGAATGCGAGAGGCCTGAGCGCCCGGAGCGAGGCGATCGTGCATGCCTCGAACAGGATCGGCCAGCCGGGCGCCGTCGACCTCTGGGATGTGATCGCGCCCGAGCCGGCGGCTTCGGAAGAGGATTGGACCGCTCCTTTCGACGCGACGCCCGAGCGCGCGCCGGTCAACATCCTCGCCCGGCGCATTGCAGCGGTCCTCGAAGATTGGATCGGCCGGGAGACGGTGATCGAAAAAGGCGTGCGCCGAGCGATGCGGCCCGGCGACGTCATCGTGCTGGTCCGCAAACGCGACGCCTTCGTCAACGCCCTGACGCGCGCCCTCAAGCGGCGGGGCAATATTCCCGTCGCCGGCGCGGACCGACTGGTTCTGACCAGCCATATCGCCGTGCAGGACCTGATCGCGCTCGGCCGGTTCGTGCTTCTGCCCGAGGACGACCTGTCGCTCGCGGCACTGCTGAAGAGCCCGCTCCTCGATCTTGGCGAGGAGGACGTCTTCGAACTCGCCGCCCGGCGGACCGAGGGCGAAAGCCTCTGGCGGCGGCTGCGGCAGGCGGGCGCGGAGGAGACGAGCCGTTATCATGAAGCGGTCCGCACGCTTTCGCGCTATTCCGGCCTGGCGCGGGAACTGCTGCCGCACGATTTCTATGCCCGTGTCCTGGGCGCCGATGGCGGACGGCGTGCCTTCCTGGCGCGCCTCGGCAGCGAAGTCAGTGATATTCTCGACGAATTCCTCACCTTCGCTCTCGATCATGAAAGGAACGGTCTGCCGGGCCTGCAGGCTTTCATCTCGACGCTGGAGATCGAAGCGCCGACGGTCAAGCGCGAGCAGGACAAGGAACGCGACGAGGTCCGCGTGATGACCGTACATGCCGCAAAGGGCCTCGAGGCGCCGGTCGTCTTCCTGGTCGACGGCGGCGGCGAGGCCTTCGTTCGCCAGCAGGTCTCGGACCTGCGCTTCCTGGAGAAAGCGCAGGTCGATCATTCCACGCTCACGGTCCCGGTCTGGCGCGCGCCGGGCTCGGCGCCGAACTCGCTCATCGCCGCCGACAACGAGCGGCTGAAGAAGCTCGCCGAGGAGGAATACCGCCGGCTCCTCTATGTCGGCATGACGCGCGCAGCCGACCGCCTGATCGTCTGCGGCTATCGCGGGCAGCGCCAGAACACCGACACCTGGCATTCGATGGTGCAGGGGACGCTGGCACAGGACCTCAAGGGCCGCGGAACGCCGAGGCTTTTCCGCGCCGGAAGCGAGGAGTGGCAGGGGATAGCCTGGCGCGAAGCGCATGTGCCGCGCGACCTTCCGACATCCGAAGGCCGCTCCGAAGAATCGCAACGGCCGACAGCCGGCCTGCCGACGGCGCTTTTCACGCCTCCGGCCGCGCCGCGGCGGCTGCCCCGGCCTCTTGCCCCGTCCGGCACGACCATCGCAATCGACGATCCCGACGCCGAAGCGATCGTCGGCTCGGCCCTCTTCGCCGGCAAGAGCGCGCCGAAATTCTCGATGCTGCGCGGCGCGATCCTGCACCGGTTGCTGCAGGTTCTTCCGTCGGTCGACGGCCCCGAGCGTCTGGCCGCGGCGGAGCGCTATCTCGCCCGTTCCGTGCCACGCTGGCCCGAAGCCGAACGGCGCGCACTCGCCGGGACCGTGATGGACGTGCTCGACCATGCGGATCTGCAACCGCTTTTCGGCGAGCACAGCCGGGCGGAGGTCTCCGTGATGGGGACGCTGAAGCTTGGGGTCCGCGAATTCGCCGTATCGGGCCGGATCGACCGTCTGGCCGTCACCGGCGACATGGTGACGATCGCCGATTACAAGACCAACCGCGAAATCCCTGAGACGCCCGAAGAGATAGCGCCGGTCTACAGAAATCAGCTTGCGATCTATCGCGAACTCCTGAAACCTCTTTACCCCGGCAAGCGTTTCCGATGCGTGCTGATCTTCACGGAAGGGCCCGCGATCCGGGTGCTTCCCGAGCCGATGCTGGACAGGAGTCTTGAAGAGCTCGCGACAAAGTGAGATACACGATATTGAAAATCCGGTGGCGATGCCTCACATGAGACACAACATCTGGACACTGCCATTCCGAAGGAGCACCCGATGGCTACTGTGAAAGTCGATACTGCCAATTTTCAGAAAGAAGTTCTGAACTCGGCCGAACCGGTCGTCGTCGACTTCTGGGCGGAATGGTGCGGCCCGTGCAAGATGATTGCGCCGAGCCTCGAAGAAATCGCCACCGAGCTTGCCGGCAAGGTCAAGGTCGTCAAGCTCAATATCGACGAAAACCCCGAGCTCGCGGCGCAATACGGGGTCCGCTCGATCCCGACGCTTGCCATGTTCAAGGGCGGCGAAGTCGCCGACATCAAGGTCGGCGCCGCACCGAAGACGGCGCTCAGCTCGTGGATTTCGAACGCGGTGGCTTGAGCCACCCGGACTTGAAATCGACAATGCGAAGCCCGGCTTGGCCGGGCTTTTTCTTTTCGGCTGAACCATGTGCGTCGCCGGCTACCTGCCCCTCACCCTAACCCTCTCCCCGCGAGCGGCAGGGCTGTCCGGGGAAAATTCATGCATAGCGGAAGACCATTTGGTTTGGGATGGTCCGGGGTTTTGGTCGGCTTGGATTGACCTGCGGCGGCTTGTGGATTTCGGCGATGCTTTTGCGCTGGAACAGGCACTGGGTGACGAGGTCGGTGAAGCGCAGGATCGGTAGAGGGACGCGGGCGAGGCGGGCGGCGATGCGCAACAGTGCATAGGCGATCATCGCCGCGAAGATCTGCAGGCGGATGGCGTTGTCGTTGTTGCCGAGGAACTTGCGGATCTTGAGGTGCTGTTTGATCCAGCGGAACAGAAGCTCGATCTGCCAGCGATCCTTATAGAGCTGGCCGATCTCGACGGCGGAGCGCTCGAGGTCGTTGGTCAGAAGCGTGATCGTATCGCCGTCCTGGCGCTTGACGATTACCCGGCGCAAGCCGATCGGCAGCTTGGAATCGCCCTTGCTGGCGAGGCTGACCTGGCTGTCTTCGAGGACCAGGAAGCCATCGCCTTGAGGTTGCTCAACGGGGCGTTCAGCGACCAAAGCCAGTCCCATGTTGGTCTTCGGCCGGGTGA
It encodes:
- the addA gene encoding double-strand break repair helicase AddA codes for the protein MRSDATGPEERSPEGWLDWTTQRQALASDPACSAWVSANAGSGKTHVLTQRVIRLLLAGCRPSAILCLTYTKAAASEMSNRVFEKLAEWATLDDTTLEKRIEAIEGKRPPTAKIQEARRLFARALETPGGLKIQTIHAFCEALLHQFPLEANVAGHFSVLDDRAAAVLLADARRALLTATAAASDGELAEAFATVLDLADDTGLEKLLAAIVANRAPIQAFLDHASGRGGMEAHLRAALGLEPGETAGTVMAAVWPLAGLNGPALDDYIDLGLRLGGAKPSAIADGLRAVRAIDDAATRYSKLVELFFNGGGKPKAESAFLNAAMRRAAPQLELRVEEARSHMLACVDRLSIVQMYGATRAALVLAERLNRDYEALKKARSQLDFEDLIHRTAALLARSDVGAWVHYKLDQGIDHILVDEAQDTSPAQWTIIQSLAADFFAGETARADDRTIFAVGDEKQSIYSFQGARPERFSRESTLTERRVRAGNKHFSPIRLQLSFRSTVDVLSAVDTVFANPGNARGLSARSEAIVHASNRIGQPGAVDLWDVIAPEPAASEEDWTAPFDATPERAPVNILARRIAAVLEDWIGRETVIEKGVRRAMRPGDVIVLVRKRDAFVNALTRALKRRGNIPVAGADRLVLTSHIAVQDLIALGRFVLLPEDDLSLAALLKSPLLDLGEEDVFELAARRTEGESLWRRLRQAGAEETSRYHEAVRTLSRYSGLARELLPHDFYARVLGADGGRRAFLARLGSEVSDILDEFLTFALDHERNGLPGLQAFISTLEIEAPTVKREQDKERDEVRVMTVHAAKGLEAPVVFLVDGGGEAFVRQQVSDLRFLEKAQVDHSTLTVPVWRAPGSAPNSLIAADNERLKKLAEEEYRRLLYVGMTRAADRLIVCGYRGQRQNTDTWHSMVQGTLAQDLKGRGTPRLFRAGSEEWQGIAWREAHVPRDLPTSEGRSEESQRPTAGLPTALFTPPAAPRRLPRPLAPSGTTIAIDDPDAEAIVGSALFAGKSAPKFSMLRGAILHRLLQVLPSVDGPERLAAAERYLARSVPRWPEAERRALAGTVMDVLDHADLQPLFGEHSRAEVSVMGTLKLGVREFAVSGRIDRLAVTGDMVTIADYKTNREIPETPEEIAPVYRNQLAIYRELLKPLYPGKRFRCVLIFTEGPAIRVLPEPMLDRSLEELATK
- the trxA gene encoding thioredoxin codes for the protein MATVKVDTANFQKEVLNSAEPVVVDFWAEWCGPCKMIAPSLEEIATELAGKVKVVKLNIDENPELAAQYGVRSIPTLAMFKGGEVADIKVGAAPKTALSSWISNAVA